One stretch of Hyalangium gracile DNA includes these proteins:
- a CDS encoding RluA family pseudouridine synthase: protein MTELRVLHEGAGLLVVAKPAGVLVIPGRGEGEPSLRELLEEQLRRKVFVVHRLDRDTSGVLVFALDAERHRALSQAFEGGQVRKRYRALVEGRVDAPQMVDAALVPARKGRMRVARPGEQGKPSRTRVRPVETFERASLVEAEPLTGRTHQIRVHLLSLGHPLLVDHQYGRSEPLTEKELGGTSDTVVLARTPLHAARLEWPALPGVEPRAFDAPLPEDMGCALQLLRGMSQR, encoded by the coding sequence GTGACCGAGCTCCGCGTTCTCCACGAGGGCGCGGGGCTGCTCGTGGTGGCCAAGCCCGCCGGGGTGCTCGTCATCCCCGGGCGCGGCGAGGGTGAGCCTTCCCTGCGCGAGCTGCTCGAGGAGCAGCTGCGCCGCAAGGTCTTCGTGGTGCACCGGCTGGATCGCGACACCTCCGGGGTGCTCGTCTTCGCGCTGGATGCCGAGCGGCACCGCGCGCTCTCCCAGGCCTTCGAAGGGGGCCAGGTGCGCAAGCGCTACCGGGCCCTGGTGGAGGGCAGGGTGGATGCGCCCCAAATGGTGGACGCGGCGCTGGTGCCCGCGCGCAAGGGGCGCATGCGAGTGGCCCGGCCAGGAGAGCAGGGCAAGCCGTCGCGCACGCGCGTGAGGCCGGTGGAGACCTTCGAGCGGGCCTCGCTCGTGGAGGCCGAGCCGCTCACCGGCCGCACCCATCAGATCCGCGTCCACCTGCTGTCCCTGGGGCACCCGCTGCTGGTGGATCACCAGTACGGCCGCTCCGAGCCGCTGACGGAGAAGGAGCTCGGCGGCACCTCCGACACGGTGGTGTTGGCCAGGACTCCCCTCCACGCGGCAAGGCTCGAGTGGCCCGCGCTCCCCGGAGTGGAGCCTCGCGCATTCGATGCGCCGCTGCCCGAGGACATGGGCTGTGCGCTGCAACTGCTGCGCGGCATGTCTCAGCGCTGA
- a CDS encoding choice-of-anchor A family protein, with the protein MRKQQGKFTKAAHGARALSLAVLASCASAVEEESLSQQRSAVSTAEACEVVPPFNPNFEPELEWEWTGSTVLPNHKQVMMTPIVAEVSGDGVPDVIFNTFAGTNYTTDGVLRAISGADGSELWTVTDSTRRVRGAASIAAGDIDGDGKVELCTIPENGTGVMCFEHDGTFKFRTGTNSTNNWGGPSLADLNGDGTVEIIDGNTVYSNTGVMKWRGSDGPGGPGSTGPLSFAADIDQDGTPEVVNDRAIYLANGTPKCVNNNIGHGLAGVGNFDADPYGEVVVVWEGRVTLMDDTCATLWTQQIPGGGAGGAPNIADFDNDGQAEIGVAGASQYVVFETNGTLRWSSPTQDLSSNRTGSSTFDFEGDGKAEVVYGDETRLRIYDGATGAVRFSVPHSSGTTYENPVIVDVDGDNNAEIVIASNNYANPGVAGIRVFRDKKDGWVNTRRIWNQHAYSVTNVNEDGTIPQHAATNWRTAGLNTFRANSQGAGTTSPFAAADLVASDVAAACDSATQGVSLTARVRNLGDAAASAGLPVAFYRGNPASGGTLLGVVQVPSVLAAGAEAWVTLQLASPPGGSAQVFAVADDNGSGASRELECREDNNAGSAQASLGCGGGSCIEVRLSDYNLFLLEDYNGGHDVVGRVAAGGDIAMEDFAVGSGLAASDTANVLVAGGNLTLTRGAVWGDAWYGAGYSSDLTVIYPRGAVSQGMPIDFATRGAQLRALSAQLSALAVNGTTTKHGWGGISLYGTDPSVNVFTVQASDFTGATLLDIQAPAGSLAVVNIHGASAAFSAFGHQFGGGIDQHGVLYNFVDATSINAQGFGFWGTVLAPYADVTFTDGSWDGGMYAKSLTGNAEGHINPLDEHVICPDVQN; encoded by the coding sequence ATGAGAAAGCAACAAGGGAAGTTCACGAAGGCAGCGCATGGCGCGAGGGCCCTGTCCCTCGCGGTGCTGGCTTCATGCGCGAGCGCGGTGGAGGAAGAGTCCCTGTCCCAGCAGCGCTCGGCGGTCTCCACGGCGGAGGCCTGCGAGGTGGTTCCGCCCTTCAATCCCAACTTCGAGCCGGAGCTGGAGTGGGAGTGGACGGGCAGCACCGTCCTGCCCAACCACAAGCAGGTGATGATGACGCCCATCGTCGCGGAGGTGAGCGGCGATGGCGTGCCGGACGTGATCTTCAACACCTTCGCGGGCACCAACTACACCACCGATGGCGTGCTGCGCGCGATCAGCGGGGCGGACGGCAGCGAGCTGTGGACGGTGACGGATTCGACGCGCCGGGTGCGAGGCGCGGCGAGCATCGCGGCCGGAGACATCGACGGCGACGGGAAGGTGGAGCTGTGCACCATCCCCGAGAACGGCACGGGCGTCATGTGCTTCGAGCATGACGGGACGTTCAAGTTCCGGACGGGGACCAACTCGACCAACAACTGGGGTGGCCCCTCGCTGGCGGATCTGAACGGCGACGGGACGGTGGAGATCATCGACGGCAACACCGTCTACTCCAACACGGGGGTGATGAAGTGGAGGGGCTCGGACGGGCCCGGTGGTCCGGGCAGCACCGGACCGCTCTCCTTCGCGGCGGACATCGACCAGGACGGCACGCCCGAGGTGGTCAACGATCGGGCCATCTACCTGGCCAACGGCACCCCGAAGTGCGTGAACAACAACATCGGCCACGGGCTGGCGGGCGTGGGCAACTTCGACGCGGATCCGTACGGCGAGGTCGTCGTGGTGTGGGAGGGCCGCGTGACGTTGATGGACGACACGTGCGCCACCCTGTGGACGCAGCAGATCCCCGGCGGCGGAGCCGGCGGCGCGCCCAACATCGCGGACTTCGACAATGACGGGCAGGCGGAGATCGGCGTGGCGGGCGCCAGCCAGTACGTGGTCTTCGAGACGAACGGGACGCTGCGCTGGAGCAGCCCCACGCAGGACCTCAGCTCCAACCGCACCGGCTCCTCCACCTTCGACTTCGAGGGGGATGGCAAGGCCGAGGTCGTCTATGGGGACGAGACGCGGCTGCGCATCTACGACGGCGCCACGGGCGCGGTGCGCTTCAGCGTGCCGCACAGCTCGGGCACCACGTACGAGAACCCCGTCATCGTCGACGTGGACGGCGACAACAACGCGGAGATCGTCATCGCCTCCAACAACTACGCCAACCCGGGCGTGGCGGGCATCCGCGTGTTCCGCGACAAGAAGGACGGCTGGGTGAACACCCGGCGCATCTGGAACCAGCACGCGTACTCCGTCACCAACGTCAACGAGGACGGGACGATCCCCCAGCACGCGGCGACGAACTGGAGGACCGCGGGCCTCAACACCTTCCGAGCCAACAGCCAGGGCGCCGGCACCACCAGCCCCTTCGCGGCGGCGGATCTGGTGGCCTCGGATGTGGCGGCGGCGTGTGACAGCGCCACGCAGGGCGTGAGCCTCACGGCCCGGGTGCGCAACCTGGGTGACGCGGCCGCCTCCGCGGGCCTGCCGGTGGCCTTCTACCGGGGCAATCCGGCCTCGGGCGGCACGCTGCTCGGCGTCGTCCAGGTGCCATCCGTGCTGGCCGCGGGCGCCGAGGCGTGGGTGACCCTGCAGCTGGCTTCGCCCCCGGGCGGCTCCGCCCAGGTGTTCGCCGTGGCGGATGACAACGGCTCGGGCGCGAGCCGCGAGCTCGAGTGCCGCGAGGACAACAACGCCGGCTCGGCGCAGGCGAGCCTGGGCTGCGGCGGCGGCAGCTGCATCGAGGTGCGGCTGAGCGACTACAACCTGTTCCTGCTCGAGGACTACAACGGTGGCCACGATGTGGTGGGCAGGGTGGCGGCCGGTGGTGACATCGCCATGGAGGACTTCGCGGTGGGCTCGGGCCTGGCGGCCAGCGACACGGCCAACGTGCTGGTCGCGGGCGGCAACCTGACCCTCACGCGCGGCGCGGTCTGGGGCGATGCCTGGTACGGGGCCGGCTACAGCTCGGACCTGACCGTCATCTACCCGCGAGGCGCCGTGTCCCAGGGCATGCCCATCGACTTCGCGACGCGGGGCGCCCAGCTGCGCGCGCTGTCGGCTCAGCTGTCCGCGCTGGCGGTCAACGGCACCACGACGAAGCACGGCTGGGGCGGCATCTCCCTGTACGGGACGGACCCGAGCGTGAACGTGTTCACCGTGCAGGCCAGTGACTTCACCGGCGCGACGCTGCTGGACATCCAGGCTCCGGCCGGCTCGCTGGCGGTGGTGAACATCCACGGGGCGTCGGCCGCGTTCTCCGCCTTCGGCCACCAGTTCGGCGGGGGCATCGACCAGCACGGGGTGCTGTACAACTTCGTGGATGCCACCAGCATCAACGCCCAGGGCTTCGGCTTCTGGGGTACGGTGCTGGCGCCGTACGCGGACGTCACGTTCACCGACGGCAGCTGGGATGGCGGCATGTACGCGAAGTCGCTGACGGGCAACGCGGAGGGCCACATCAACCCGCTGGACGAGCACGTCATCTGCCCGGACGTCCAGAACTAG
- a CDS encoding choice-of-anchor A family protein, translating to MMAAGLLAWTAACGGASQDATQGNGQGAALTGATSVPGTPPAGYEGSALQKQAAATALATTPLAPIVTESGFISLSLDGVGTNGSSGIVQVNKPAGATVKAAYLAAASTGFSNYSIPNGGVKIDGQSVNWGRSIQSGISSYNHWADVTSLVASKINSAPAGRVNFTVTETQSYSVDGEILAVVFNNPAATTVNTVILLFGAQSTGGDTFRIGLAEPINKADPNLGLDLSLGISFGYQDGSSSERQVSIIDVNGSRLTSQAGGQDDGASEDGALITVGGLDDSNANPNPNAGGPGFRGDDELYDLRPFVANGATQITIATRNPSNDDNIFFGALSLTSAAAIIGEGIVLGPTTSTGPVGSSHTVTATLQDDNGNPLLNRTVTFRVRTGPNANVTGTAVTNAQGKATFTYTGNGGVGRDDIQASFVRSNGQTATSNSAFRDWTAANRPPTASCGNLVLEADLTCGATGSINNGSSDPDGDQFNCTQSPAGPYGPGTTTVTLTCTDSKGASASCSATVQVVDNTGPSIVCPSNKVAECVDNAAFVDAGLATARDNCGEANVSSPPPASYPLGVTPVVHTATDSSYNTASCTSLVTVQDTQAPAIVLRGEGTIALECRAAFTDPGAVSNDVCVGGASTITTAGSVNTGAPGTYALTYTATDPSGNASSVSRAVIVEDTQAPTITLNGGAYIDVECNGDFEDPGAVANDACQGALPVTISGGIDSTQSGTYVITYSAADSAGNAVSVTRNVTVGPCETCIEINLSDYNLFLLGDYNGGHDVVGKVAAGGNITMDNFAVGSGLAASDTANVLVAGGNLSLNRGAVFGDARYGGSFSTNPSVIFPRGGAAQGTPIDFAAKAAELQALSAQLASLPVNGTTTKYNWGGIYLKGTDASVNVVSVQASDFNGAKLLDINAPAGSLMVVNIYGASATFGGFGTQFSGGVNQTGVVYNFVGTTSISAQGFGFWGTVLAPSADVTFHNGSWDGGFYAKSFTGNAEGHINPLGDHSICPPTSDYNY from the coding sequence ATGATGGCGGCAGGGCTCCTGGCCTGGACCGCTGCCTGTGGAGGCGCCTCGCAAGACGCGACTCAGGGCAACGGGCAGGGCGCGGCGCTCACCGGCGCGACCTCGGTTCCGGGCACTCCGCCCGCGGGCTACGAGGGCTCGGCGCTGCAGAAGCAGGCCGCTGCCACCGCTCTGGCCACCACCCCGCTGGCTCCGATCGTCACCGAGTCCGGCTTCATCTCGCTGTCGCTGGACGGAGTTGGCACCAACGGCTCCTCCGGCATCGTACAGGTCAACAAGCCCGCGGGCGCGACGGTGAAGGCCGCGTACCTGGCGGCCGCCAGCACCGGTTTCTCCAACTACTCCATCCCGAACGGCGGCGTGAAGATCGACGGCCAGTCGGTGAACTGGGGTCGCTCCATCCAGAGCGGCATCTCCTCGTACAACCACTGGGCGGACGTCACCTCGCTGGTGGCCAGCAAGATCAACTCGGCCCCCGCCGGCCGCGTGAACTTCACCGTCACCGAGACGCAGAGCTACAGCGTGGACGGTGAGATCCTCGCGGTGGTGTTCAACAACCCGGCCGCGACGACAGTCAACACGGTCATCCTGCTGTTCGGCGCCCAGAGCACCGGCGGCGACACCTTCCGCATCGGCCTGGCCGAGCCCATCAACAAGGCCGACCCGAACCTGGGCCTGGATCTCTCCCTGGGTATCTCCTTCGGCTACCAGGACGGCTCTTCCTCCGAGCGCCAGGTCAGCATCATCGACGTCAACGGCTCGCGGCTGACCTCGCAGGCCGGTGGCCAGGATGACGGCGCCTCCGAGGACGGCGCGCTGATCACCGTGGGCGGCCTGGACGACTCCAACGCCAACCCGAACCCGAACGCCGGTGGCCCGGGCTTCCGCGGGGATGACGAGCTCTATGATCTGCGTCCGTTCGTCGCCAACGGCGCCACGCAGATCACCATCGCCACGCGCAACCCCTCCAACGACGACAACATCTTCTTCGGCGCGCTGTCGCTGACCTCCGCCGCGGCCATCATCGGCGAGGGCATCGTCCTCGGCCCCACGACGTCCACGGGCCCGGTGGGCAGCAGCCACACCGTGACGGCCACCCTGCAGGATGACAACGGCAACCCGCTGCTCAACCGCACGGTGACCTTCCGCGTGCGCACCGGCCCCAACGCCAACGTCACCGGCACCGCCGTGACGAACGCCCAGGGCAAGGCCACCTTCACCTACACCGGCAACGGCGGGGTGGGCCGCGACGACATCCAGGCCTCCTTCGTGAGGTCCAACGGCCAGACGGCGACGTCGAACTCCGCGTTCCGTGACTGGACCGCGGCGAACCGCCCGCCGACTGCCTCCTGCGGCAACCTGGTCCTCGAGGCCGACCTGACCTGCGGCGCCACCGGCTCCATCAACAACGGCTCGTCCGATCCGGACGGTGACCAGTTCAACTGCACCCAGTCTCCCGCGGGCCCGTACGGCCCGGGCACCACGACCGTCACCCTGACGTGCACGGACTCCAAGGGTGCCTCCGCGAGCTGCTCCGCCACCGTGCAGGTGGTGGACAACACCGGCCCGTCGATCGTCTGCCCGAGCAACAAGGTGGCCGAGTGCGTGGACAACGCCGCGTTCGTGGACGCGGGCCTGGCCACCGCCAGGGACAACTGCGGTGAGGCCAACGTGAGCAGCCCGCCCCCGGCGAGCTACCCGCTGGGCGTCACCCCCGTGGTGCACACCGCGACCGACTCCTCGTACAACACGGCCAGCTGCACCAGCCTGGTCACCGTTCAGGACACCCAGGCTCCCGCCATCGTCCTGCGCGGCGAGGGCACCATCGCCCTGGAGTGCCGCGCGGCCTTCACGGATCCGGGCGCCGTGTCCAACGACGTGTGCGTCGGCGGCGCGTCGACCATCACCACGGCCGGCTCCGTCAACACGGGCGCCCCGGGCACCTACGCGCTGACCTACACGGCGACGGATCCGTCGGGTAACGCCTCGTCCGTCTCGCGCGCGGTCATCGTCGAGGACACCCAGGCTCCCACCATCACGCTGAACGGCGGGGCCTACATCGACGTGGAGTGCAACGGCGACTTCGAGGATCCGGGCGCCGTGGCCAACGACGCGTGCCAGGGTGCGCTGCCCGTCACCATCTCCGGTGGCATCGACTCGACCCAGTCCGGCACCTACGTCATCACCTACAGCGCGGCTGACTCCGCGGGCAACGCCGTCAGCGTGACCCGTAACGTCACCGTGGGTCCGTGCGAGACCTGCATCGAGATCAACCTGAGCGACTACAACCTGTTCCTGCTCGGGGACTACAACGGTGGCCACGACGTGGTGGGCAAGGTGGCGGCCGGCGGCAACATCACCATGGATAACTTCGCGGTGGGCTCGGGCCTGGCGGCCAGCGACACGGCCAACGTGCTGGTGGCCGGTGGCAACCTGTCCCTCAACCGCGGCGCGGTCTTCGGTGATGCTCGCTACGGCGGCAGCTTCAGCACCAACCCGTCCGTCATCTTCCCGCGTGGCGGCGCGGCTCAGGGCACGCCGATCGACTTCGCGGCCAAGGCCGCCGAGCTGCAGGCGCTGTCCGCGCAGCTGGCCAGCCTGCCGGTGAATGGCACCACCACGAAGTACAACTGGGGTGGCATCTACCTGAAGGGCACCGACGCGAGCGTGAACGTGGTCAGCGTCCAGGCGAGCGACTTCAACGGCGCCAAGCTGCTGGACATCAACGCTCCGGCCGGCTCGCTGATGGTGGTCAACATCTACGGCGCCTCCGCCACGTTCGGTGGCTTCGGCACCCAGTTCAGCGGCGGCGTCAACCAGACCGGCGTCGTGTACAACTTCGTCGGGACCACCAGCATCAGCGCTCAGGGCTTCGGCTTCTGGGGCACGGTGCTGGCGCCGAGCGCGGACGTCACGTTCCACAACGGCAGCTGGGACGGCGGCTTCTACGCCAAGTCCTTCACGGGCAACGCCGAGGGTCACATCAACCCGCTCGGCGACCACAGCATCTGCCCGCCGACGTCGGACTACAACTACTGA
- a CDS encoding M16 family metallopeptidase, translating to MATRARSRATPKQEKTAASRPLKLPAVTESTTSSGLTVLAAERGPLPLVSARLVLRAGSATDPKDKFGLADFTVRLLRRGTARMSADELDEAIEFVGASVSGGVSEDLMSLYVTTPAEHFPAMLSVLGQLVREPTFPEKEVELARDRALAQFANDLDDPGTVADRAFTRALWGDHPYGHDVGGSAPHVRTFTREDVERFYRQRIGPKGALLVVVGAVKPELVAAEAEKAFAGWTQPEQLEPEAAPAVEGVAQAGKILIVDKPDQTQSQVRIGGPGYRLGHPDYFPATAMNIALGGGFTSRLVNEIRVERGLSYGVGSYFDAMNAGGAFAITTFTKTASTREIIDVALGEVAKVRKGGITPRELKSAQTYLAGLYPLRTETNDSVASILADIRVHGLGEDWVEKFRDRLRAVTPKQAREAAAKYLFPKPPAIVVLGKASEVRKQLKGLGPISVASVSEYE from the coding sequence ATGGCCACCCGAGCCCGATCCCGAGCCACCCCGAAGCAGGAGAAGACGGCGGCCTCCCGCCCGCTCAAGCTCCCCGCAGTCACCGAGAGCACCACCTCCAGCGGCCTGACGGTGCTCGCCGCCGAGCGCGGCCCGCTGCCGCTCGTCTCCGCGCGCCTGGTGCTGCGCGCCGGCAGCGCCACGGACCCGAAGGACAAGTTCGGCCTGGCCGACTTCACCGTGCGCCTGCTGCGGCGTGGCACCGCCCGCATGAGCGCCGACGAGCTCGACGAGGCCATCGAGTTCGTGGGCGCCAGCGTCTCCGGCGGCGTGAGCGAGGATCTGATGTCGCTCTACGTCACCACGCCCGCCGAGCACTTCCCGGCCATGCTCTCCGTGCTGGGGCAGCTGGTGCGCGAGCCCACCTTCCCCGAGAAGGAGGTGGAGCTGGCCCGGGACCGCGCGCTGGCGCAGTTCGCCAACGATCTGGACGATCCGGGCACCGTGGCGGACCGGGCCTTCACCCGCGCGCTGTGGGGAGACCATCCCTACGGGCATGACGTGGGGGGCTCGGCCCCGCACGTGCGCACCTTCACGCGGGAGGACGTGGAGCGCTTCTACCGCCAGCGCATCGGCCCCAAGGGCGCCCTGCTGGTGGTGGTGGGCGCGGTGAAGCCTGAGCTGGTGGCCGCCGAGGCCGAGAAGGCCTTCGCCGGCTGGACGCAGCCCGAGCAGCTCGAGCCCGAGGCGGCTCCGGCCGTGGAGGGCGTGGCGCAGGCGGGGAAGATCCTCATCGTGGACAAGCCGGACCAGACGCAGTCCCAGGTCCGCATCGGCGGGCCGGGCTACCGCCTGGGCCACCCGGACTACTTCCCGGCCACGGCGATGAACATCGCCCTGGGCGGAGGCTTCACCTCCCGGCTCGTCAACGAGATCCGCGTGGAGCGCGGCCTGTCCTACGGCGTGGGCAGCTACTTCGACGCCATGAACGCCGGCGGCGCCTTCGCGATCACCACCTTCACCAAGACGGCCTCCACGCGGGAGATCATCGACGTGGCGCTCGGCGAGGTGGCCAAGGTCCGCAAGGGCGGCATCACGCCTCGCGAGCTCAAGTCGGCGCAGACGTACCTGGCCGGCCTCTACCCGCTGCGCACGGAGACCAATGACTCCGTCGCCTCCATCCTGGCGGACATCCGCGTACACGGGCTGGGGGAGGACTGGGTGGAGAAGTTCCGGGATCGGCTGCGCGCGGTGACGCCCAAGCAGGCCAGGGAGGCCGCCGCGAAGTACCTCTTCCCCAAGCCCCCGGCCATCGTGGTGCTCGGCAAGGCCTCCGAGGTGCGGAAGCAGCTCAAGGGCCTGGGCCCCATCTCCGTGGCGTCGGTGTCGGAGTACGAGTGA